A window of the Besnoitia besnoiti strain Bb-Ger1 chromosome VI, whole genome shotgun sequence genome harbors these coding sequences:
- a CDS encoding hypothetical protein (encoded by transcript BESB_068980), with translation MSFEELMRRKREAQMAERMKQQQTLTAAASSRVSHPGPGVSAAASAAEGLARAARQPQGGWGRAAVATRRRTRRTCTRAAGRRRATRSSEGAESVPPRAAASRTRRGRPQDCCSADSRRGWSAAPAPREGEAARVCAKAERSWCKEPRQASCAGAAREGSCRAAAAACRLFVLRHAAAQELRCRRAPSRRGSGTAGAAAWRGGKAAPPPPVPAQAQLSAAASSSAAAVAQPRGLAKPASAAGAAKRPPAGQPSVQPAAGASLSVQAKSGSVARGGAQAKATAASALAGKAGQKVGVSPAARAQAAEGSPAQAVASKKATALAKPSGVAAASTAPGAAAAPAGASDAGDAKAISCALKNGDLGAYCRQLAAEVAAFHPLGSDAWPASLATASLGAEAFASLAEKLDVMSAHSDREMRERLLDIERTVAAVSTASSSAAAASSASGGAGAGAEGLCVRGVLEEILGPFLACALECAAPLDAAAARDAVIPFASMTFDELRDGVGAALGRTLTDVLGAPAEAAKGLGDPRQLSQALARLALWSDAMETRISSWANEFSKSTGKRPFAHPAAGAQGATAQLPKKLKATTSSVPATSE, from the exons ATGTCGTTTGAGGAATTGATGCGAcgcaagagagaggcgcagatgGCGGAGAGGatgaagcagcagcagacgctcaccgcggctgcctcctcgcgcgtgtcgcATCCTGGACcaggcgtctctgctgcggcatccgcggcggagggcctcgcgcgggcggctcgccAGCCCCAG GGCGGCTGGGGTCGCGCAGCCGTTGCAACGAGAAGAAGGACTCGGCGGACATGCACCAGGGCCGcaggccgtcggcgcgccaCACGTTCctcagaaggcgccgagtccgtcccgccgcgcgccgccgcaagcaGGACTCGCCGCGGGAGGCCTCAGGACTGCTGCTCCGCAGACAGCCGCCGAGGCTGGTCAGCAGCCCCCGCAcctcgcgaaggcgaagcagcccgcgtctgcgccaaGGCCGAGCGCAGTTGGTGCAAAGAACCCAGGCAGGCCTcctgcgctggcgccgctcgggaaggcagctgccgcgccgccgctgccgcctgccgcctcttcgtcctccgccaCGCCGCTGCCCAAGAgctccgctgtcgccgcgcgccttcccgcCGGGGGAGCGGcacagcgggcgccgcagcctggcggggggggaaggccgcgccgcctccgccggtgcctgcgcaggcgcagctcagcgcggctgcgtcgtcgtctgcggcggccgtcgctcaGCCGCGTGGGCTCGCGAagcctgcgtctgcagccggcgccgcaaAACGCCCGCCCGCAGGGCAGCCGTCGGttcagccggcggcgggtgcgtcgctgtctgtgCAGGCGAAAAGCGGCAGCGTGGCtcggggcggcgcgcaggccaaGGCCACGGCCGCGTCGGCCCTCGCCGGCAAGGCGGGACAGAAGGTCGGAGTCTCGCCAGCCGCACGCGCTCAGGCTGCAGAAGGAAGCCCGGCGCAAGCAGTCGCATCGAAGAAGGCCACCGCCCTCGCCAAGCCTTCGGGCGTGGCGGCTGCAAGCACCGCCCccggggctgcagcggcacccgcaggcgcgagcgacgcaggcgatgcGAAGGCAATTTCATGCGCGCTGAAGAACGG TGACCTCGGGGCGTACTGCCGCcagctcgccgcagaggTTGCGGCCTTCCATCCGCTGGGCTCCGACGCGTGgcccgcctcgctggcgaccgcgtctctgggcgcggaggccttcgcgtccctcgcggAGAAGCTGGACGTCATGTCGGCAcacagcgaccgcgagatgcgtgagcgcctcctcgacatCGAGCGCACGGTGGCGGCCGTCTCCactgcgtcgtcctccgccgcagccgcttcgtCGGCTTCTGGGGGTGCGGGGGCCGGCGCGGAAGGTCTCTGCGTGAGGGGAGTGCTTGAGGAGATCCTGGGGCCTTTCCTCGCGTGTGCGCTGgagtgcgcggcgccgctggacgcagcggctgcgcgcgatgCGGTCATCCCCTTCGCCTCGATGACGTtcgacgagctgcgcgacggcgtcggcgcggcgctggggcgGACTCTGACCGAcgtcctcggcgcgcccgcggaggctgcaAAGGGCCTCGGCGACCCGCGGCAACTCAgccaggcgctggcgcgacTTGCGCTCTGGTCTGACGCGATGGAGACGCGCATTAGCTCCTGGGCGAACGAGTTCTCAAAGTCCACGGGAAAAAGGCCGTTCGCACAcccagccgcaggcgcgcagggggCGACCGCCCAGCTGCCAAAGAAACTcaaagcgacgacgagctcgGTCCCAGCGACCAGCGAATGA
- a CDS encoding hypothetical protein (encoded by transcript BESB_068990), whose protein sequence is MRQGDFPPPVTAGEGASHPSASLHFGLPPPPPPLSLLSALNPPASSEHTAFVAPPASAATFSPALAPAVPPASLASLPSAGAHPRAPAARAARPSAEVGAGRGDGGAFVGEKLSRLHALRARLQRSASSGASVGSALAAAASTPGTPPLGAAPSALVAPPPSEGLHVPSLPLTASGAEEAAALTASAFAADGGPSSRVSPPRDVFVEPQGGGLVGGAPEAASAAPLHRGMSGGGGLGAGSPPRLLAAGVAGGPQPKRDGRLKPPPSLVASQKKAAPTEATATHALGRGLGAKAAPVVPPPAIATWGSAAPAARAEKFAGGEVPSKTPPTTGPRSVSPPTVRGPLAGAAAPDAASAPLPAPTAPAGPGAPVSAGRVAAGVELRRQILLSPQRAAGVPAPKAGAEPKVEAGETARGAGGSLPLSAKKAEVSAGGTAKKAGGDFRARARSSPRGGEGRSTRSLF, encoded by the exons ATGAGGCAAGGCGACTTTCCGCCGCCTGTGACTGCAGGGGAAGGCGCGAGTCATCCTTCGGCTTCGCTTCACTTtggcctgccgcctccgccgccgccgctgtctcttctgtctgcgCTCAACCCCCCGGCCTCCAGCGAGCACACGGccttcgtcgcgccgcctgcgtcagcCGCGACTTTttcgccggcgctcgccccAGCAgtgccgccggcctcgctcgcgtctcttccttccgctggcgcgcatccgcgagctccggctgcgcgcgctgcgaggccTTCCGCAGAGGTCGGCGCGGGGcgtggcgacggcggggcgTTTGTCGGGGAAAAACTCAgtcggctgcatgcgcttcgtgcgcggctgcagcgctccGCATCATCAGGCGCCTCGGTGGGCAGCGCGCTAGCGGCCGCCGCATCGACGCCGGGGACGCCTCCTCTGGGggctgcgccttccgcgctcgtggcccccccgccctctgAAGGTCTGCACGTcccctcgctgccgctgactgcgtcgggcgcggaggaggcggcggcgctcacggcgagcgcgttcgccgcggaCGGAGGCCCTTCGTCGCGGGTTTCGCCGCCTCGTGACGTGTTTGTCGAgccgcaggggggggggctggtCGGAGGCGCACCAGAagccgcttcggcggcgcctttgCACCGCGGGATGagtggaggaggcggcttGGGAgctggctcgccgccgcggctgctggcggcgggtGTCGCGGGGGGGCCACAGCCGAAGCGCGACGGGCGGCTCAAGcccccgccgtcgctcgtGGCCTCTCAAAAGAAAGCCGCGCCCACAGAGGCGACCGCCACGCACGCCCTCGGCAGGGGACTcggcgcgaaggcagcgcctgtcgtcccgccgcccgcgatcGCCACCtggggctccgccgcgcccgcggcgcgggcggagaaGTTTGCGGGCGGAGAAGTGCCTTCGAAAACG ccgccgacgacCGGGCCTCGCTCAGTGTCTCCTCCCACCGTACGGGGGCCGCTGGCGGGGGCCGCGGCTCCGgacgccgcgtctgcgccgctgcctgctccgaccgcgccggcggggccTGGGGCTCCGgtctccgcaggccgcgtcgcggcgggcgtggAGCTGCGCCGGCAGATTCTCttgtcgccgcagcgagccgcgggcgtgcctgcgccgaaggccggcgcggagccgaAAGTCGAGGCGGGGgagactgcgcgcggcgctggaggctcgctgcctctgagcgcgaagaaggcagaggtctccgcgggcggcaCGGCTAAGAAGGCTGGGGGGGACTtccgggcgcgggcgcgcagctcgccaagggggggcgaggggcgcTCAACGCGCAGCCTCTTTTGA
- a CDS encoding methyltransferase domain-containing protein (encoded by transcript BESB_069000), producing the protein MLSLRYSSGRKPKRNFSSFSAPSASFARSLTPSQPPGLAAIAADRVYSSELTDGGKRNRTSSGDELKLRRAQSEETRCAQTRERSPTSTAEAGREPHAEGEKQARKKNKKRRERGVAAADQAPSSSAKRASEKPQVLSRSSADEGRRKKKKKKQPGAGVTRPQGSTDAGEQLAAASNFVPAPHVSLSRAAGASAEHHVAAAGMSKQARRRQRKRDAQDREVNRGQTEALAAGGFEADCADSCASSRGDDLARSKKKRHRQKAAKQEDGAQEEPKKQKRSDPSNRRSDATAVERETRGGGSLLERHREALQTQKNTLLQKLQGSRFRSLNQCLYTSTGQQALAAFTKDPSLFHAYHEGYRVQVAQWPSNPLDYIKTWVRTLPPSWRIADLGCGEAELSRVFPERNILSFDLVAARPEVIACNVAHLPLEAATLHAAVFCLSLMGRDWPSFVQEAHRVLRPGGILKIAEVLSRVQDVSAFIRGVEGLGFLLAAPTENIKSFFILLEFRKGGPGQERRKGGGDSAGAKKATQREEAKGRGVKGQKHPNEGKRGADSREVQGKKNETGAAAAKLEASLLRPCIYKRR; encoded by the exons ATGTTGTCTCTGCGTTACTCTTCGGGACGCAAGCCCAAGAGGAATTTTTCCTCGTTTTCCGCTCCTTCTGCGtccttcgcgcgcagcctgaCTCCGTCGCAGCCTCCTGGCCTCGCTGCAATCGCCGCCGACAGGGTTTATTCCTCTGAGCTCACTGACGGTGGGAAGCGAAACAGAACGtcgagcggcgacgagctgaagctgcggcgcgcgcagagtgAAGAGACGAGATGCGCCCAGACTCGTGAGCGATCTCCAACGTCCACCGCTGAAgccggccgcgagccgcacgccgagggagaaaagcaagcgcgaaagaagaacaagaaaagacgcgagagaggggtTGCGGCCGCTGATCAGGCTCCATCCAGCAGCGCAAAGAGGGCGAGTGAAAAGCCTCAAGTCCTTTCGCGCTCGTCGGCGGATGAagggaggcggaagaagaaaaagaagaagcagcccGGGGCTGGCGTGACCCGCCCGCAGGGCTCTACGGACGCTGGTGAACAGCTTGCCGCTGCTTCCAATTTTGTTCCTGCTCCTCACGTGTCGCTTTCGCGTGCAGCGGGTGCCTCCGCCGAGCATCAtgtcgccgcggctgggATGTCAAAgcaggcgagacgacgcCAAAGAAAGCGAGACGCCCAAGACAGGGAGGTTAACCGTGGGCAGACAGAGGCATTGGCGGCAGGTGGATTCGAGGCCGACTGCGCAGATTCTTGCGCGTCGAGTCGAGGCGACGACCTGGCGCGaagcaagaagaagagacaccggcagaaggcggcgaagcaggaagACGGCGCACAGGAAGAgccgaaaaaacaaaaacggAGCGACCCTTCCAACAGAAGGagcgacgcgacggcggtggagcgcgagactcgcggcggcgggtcgtTGCTCGAGCGGCACAGAGAGGCGCTAcaaacgcagaaaaacacGCTGCTTCAAAAACTCCAAGGCAGTCGATTCCGCTCCCTGAACCAGTGTCTGTACACCTCAACCGgccagcaggcgctcgcggcgttcACCAAAGATCCTTCGCTTTTCCACGCG TACCACGAAGGCTACCGCGTGCAAGTCGCGCAGTGGCCCTCCAACCCCCTCGATTACATCAAGACGTGGGTTCGAACCCTACCGCCGTCGTGGAG GATCGCGGATCTCGggtgcggcgaggcggagctctcgcgcgtcttccccGAAAG GAATATTCTCTCCTTCGATCTTGTCGCCGCCCGGCCTGAAGTCATAGCCTGCAATGTCGCACAT CTTCCGttggaggcggcgactcTCCACGCGGCGGTCTTTTGCCTGAGTCTCATGGGACGTGATTGGCCCTCCTTCGTGCAAGAGGCGCACCGCGTCTTGAGGCCTGG AGGGATTCTGAAGATCGCGGAGGTCCTCTCGCGTGTGCAGGACGTCTCGGCGTTTATCCGGGGTGTAGAGGGCCTGGGCTTCTtgctcgcggcgcccacg GAGAATATCAAGTCGTTTTTCATTCTCTTGGAGTTTCGCAAGGGCGGGCCTGGCcaggagaggcggaagggcGGTGGAGACAGTGCAGGCGCGAAAAAGGCtacgcagcgcgaggaggcgaagggaaGAGGAGTGAAGGGCCAGAAGCATCCGAACGAAGgcaagcgaggcgcagactcACGGGAGGTTCAGGGAAAGAAGAACGAGACAggggcagccgcggcgaagctcgAAGCGTCGCTGTTGCGGCCCTGCATTTACAAACGCCGATAG
- a CDS encoding dolichyl-phosphate beta-glucosyltransferase (encoded by transcript BESB_069010): MGGSLAALLLEFAGVWPPKGLPAARPAPAPFLFCVLLAAALLWAVVKLLLWLLEPLLQWQQENGKPPRSFLLAPLSSLSPGAAFPSCSLPPAASPASLTGAAEDLLQRPPSVDLTVVVPAFNEALRLPVALAELLWFLEARRAASGLSAASCRPASSLSSSLLSSPDLASSARARPERQATEAAGAGGVPATASRAPSAPPDSSASTFWARVACLSPPAGLLEQAVERAPQSPFFTYEIIVVDDGSSDGTCDIPGLLAAAILSPSSSPSAGLAARAASAAFEEASRACGEVHRGTRLAEPSRQSAACACPDASSFSSSFSLQSSVATAAVRAAAKVHLRAQHRLAEACPSPEERPAEASAEAESEAARNDAPSPPLRGEGAGVPASSPLAAVRLLRLKTNQGKGFAVKLGAKFARGRLLLMADADAATPVEGLVLLERALAEKGRRTLGTLAANDAPQTEPGAASQAHAAAPEVCDGSREESDDGASERGSMHLPPSASTDATWRVLCRLRAVGDSGDSAGEERETGEASGEGDDGSASSAAWRTPLVAFGSRRKLEKAAIASRSWHRNFLMHAFHWCVRVVVGDSRVKDTQCGFKLFTRAAARTLFPRIHLRRWAFDVELLLLARKLRVPVAEVPVAWLEKEGSKLHVLRASFQMARDILLLKCMYAAGIWKA; encoded by the exons ATGGGGggcagcctcgcagcgctgctgctcgagttcgccggcgtctggcCGCCAAAGGGCCTcccagccgcgcggccggcgcccgcgccatttcttttctgcgtcctcctcgcggctgcccTTCTGTGGGCCGTCGTCAAGCTCCTCCTCTGGCTGCtcgagccgctgctgcagtggcAGCAAGAGAACGGAAAACCGCCTAG GTCGTTTCTCCTTGCGCCTttgtcgtctctctctcctggaGCTGCGTTTCCATCGTGCTCCCtgcctcccgccgcgtcgcccgcgtcgcttACTGGGGCGGCCGAAGACCTTCTGCAGCGTCCTCCCTCCGTCGACCTCACTGTCGTCGTTCCCGCCTTCAACGaagcgctgcggctgcctgtCGCCCTTGCTGAGCTCCTCTGGTTCcttgaggcgcgccgcgcggcctcgggcctctctgccgcgtctTGCCGTccggcttcttctctttcttcttccctttTATCTTCTCCCGACTTGGCCtccagcgcacgcgcgcgcccggaGCGGCAGGCCACTgaagccgccggcgcggggggcgtgcccgcgaccgcgtctcgcgcgccttctgcgcctccagacTCCTCGGCGTCCACCTTTTGGGCGCGTGTCGCCTgtctgtcgccgcccgcggggctCCTCGAGCAGGCCGTCGAGCGGGCGCCTCAGTCGCCCTTTTTCACGTACGAGATAATCGTCGTGGACGACGGAAGCTCGGACGGCACATGTGACATCCCCGGGCTGCTCGCAGCCGCGATCCTCTCaccttcttcgtcgccctctgcaggtctcgccgcgcgtgccgcctccgcggccttcgaaGAGGCGTCGCGTGCATGCGGAGAGGTGCACCGCGGGACAAGACTTGCCGAGCCCAGCCGTCAatccgcggcctgcgcctgcccagacgcctcttctttctcttcttccttctcgctgcaGTCTTCTGTCGCGACTGCGgcggtgcgcgcggcggcgaaagtCCATCTGCGCGCACAGCATAGACTCGCCGAAGCGTGCCCTTCGCCCGAGGAgaggcctgcagaggcgagcgcagaggcagagagtGAAGCCGCGAGGAACGAcgccccgtcgcctccgcttcgcggggagggggcgggtgttcccgcgtcctcgccgctcgctgcggttcgccttctgcggctgaAGACGAATCAGGGTAAGGGATTTGCTGTGAAGCTCGGCGCCAAGTTCGCACGCGGGCGACTCCTGCTGATggcggacgccgacgccgcaacGCCGGTCGAAGGCCTcgtgctgctggagcgcgcgCTGGCTGAGAAGGGGCGACGCACGTTGGGGACTCTCGCCGCGAACGACGCGCCTCAAACAGAGCCGGGCGCTGCCTCACaagcgcacgccgccgcgccggaagtctgcgacggcagcaggGAGGAGAGTGACGATGGcgccagcgagcgaggcTCTATGCACttgccgccctctgcgtccacAGATGCGACCTGGCGAGTCCTAtgtcggctgcgcgcggtGGGTGACtccggcgacagcgcgggagaagagagagaaacaggagaggcgagtggcgagggagacgacggcagcgcgtcctctgcagcttGGCGGACGCCGCTGGTCGCTTTCGGGTCGAGGCGGAAGCTCGAAAAAGCGGCAATCGCCTCCCGCAGCTGGCATAGGAACTTTCTGATGCATGCGTTCCACTGGTgtgtgcgcgtcgtcgttgGCGATTCGCGAGTTAAG GACACTCAGTGCGGGTTCAAGCTCTtcacgcgggcggcggctcgcaCGCTGTTTCCACGCATCCATCTGCGTCGCTGGGCCTTCGACGTCGAgctcctgcttctcgcgcggaagCTGCGCGTCCCCGTCGCCGAAGTACCAGTCGCGTGGCTCGAAAAAGAAGGCAGCAAACTGCatgtcctccgcgcctccttccaGATGGCCCGCGACATCTTGCTGCTCAAGTGTATGTACGCTGCAGGCATCTGGAAGGCGTGA
- a CDS encoding ribosome recycling factor protein (encoded by transcript BESB_069020) — MSPTVPRLPALPSLSASSPLESAAALRRREASSRAATGSPSPAPSYTSSSLDRWPLEYSFPSCFYPGCCASFSSPFSAVSGTEGSLQPLATQVPWLSDSRREMAGGKKKKGGKDDGRQEDKRMRKVLKIIGGDAEREDDAPARAPRGVGGRAKGLERAKARGFAREEEDEEEDNREHPASRGGRDAHVDTFDVKQYEEEMKHAIEKMLTDLTALLVQRERAEHFEKILISTGGEKKPLSDLAQVVVRGASTVHVHVFSEGNLSKVMSALRVADAKWMIQQEGNSGIKLQLPKMTPEMREELKTKARVFLVTAKSAVRNLRQAGRSQLHKLQFKTRSIDDVKRRELDATLTSLMENYVTKCDKVFNDKIQQTLV, encoded by the exons ATGTCTCCCACTGtgccgcgccttcctgctttaccttctctctctgcgtcgtctcctctggagtctgcagctgcgctgcgccgccgcgaggcctcttcgcgcgctgcgacgGGTTCGCCGTCACCCGCTCCTTCCTACACGTCTTCGTCTCTTGATCGCTGGCCTCTGGAGTATTCGTTTCCGTCCTGTTTCTATCCTGGCTGCTGTGCGTCattctcctcgcccttctctgcgGTGAGCGGCACGGAAgggtcgctgcagccgctaGCGACTCAGGTTCCTTGGCTGAGCGACTCGCGGCGAGAGATGGCcggcggaaagaagaagaagggcggcAAGGATGACGGGAGACAGGAAGACAAGCGCATGCGCAAAGTCCTAAAAATtatcggcggcgacgcagagagagaggacgacgcgcctgcgcgcgctccgcgcggcgtgggcggcaGGGCGAAGGGGCTAGAGCGCGCCAAggctcgcggcttcgcgagagaagaagaagatgaagaagaagacaacaGGGAGCATCCTGCGagtcgcggaggacgcgacgcTCACGTAGATACCTTCGATGTGAAGCAGTACGAAGAGGAGATGAAGCACGCCATCGAGAAAATGCTCACGGATCTCACCGCCTTGCTCGTGCAaagagagcgcgcggagcACTTTGAAAAAATCCTCATCTCCACCGGCG GGGAGAAGAAGCCTCTCTCAGACCTCGCGCAGGTCGTCGTGCGAGGCGCGTCGACCGTCCACGTCCACGTGTTCAGCGAAGGCAACTTGTCGAAG GTTATGTCGGCTCTGCGCGTGGCAGATGCCAAGTGGATGATTCAGCAGGAAGGTAACTCGGGGATTAAGCTGCAGCTTCCCAAG ATGACGCCGGAAATGCGCGAGGAGCtcaagacgaaggcgcgagtCTTCCTCGTTACC GCCAAGAGTGCAGTTCGGAATCTGCGGCAGGCCGGGCGAAGTCAGCTGCATAAGCTGCAGTTCAAAACTCGAAGCATCGACGACGtgaagcggcgcgagctcgacgCCACGCTTACGTCACTCATGGAGAACTACGTGACCAAGTGCGACAAAGTTTTCAACGATAAAATCCAACAAACGCTGGTCTAG
- a CDS encoding putative thioredoxin (encoded by transcript BESB_069030) — protein MKRVTLRSASSRASLVSLSSSSLSSLCSLRAPAAHPARLSPFAASASVEARFPLLLAAGAVARRGVQIRLASGQSLFASRESLFAGTWARRAGRRFLSSADSAKSSTSAQETQAKPEAAPAAEGLEGEAAQPVLEGGEAAKAEPHRGAAFSKWARRVAYSSLLFVGGGFTFLFFAFPATPGGDRFASTVEAVAALLEIRRGENQLEKEKKGRERAKDTSPFAFLAGGRTQEDPLADFSLVTDAEFDRTDEALVLFVDGEKEAEAERENIRSLKSLVERLQAEGKLSKNIRLFYAWRTAANSPCRGEGPAVMLYKGQRRSRHPLESLLDAGSAKQAAEKQSGGAEPRADSDVAQGKEERVLETFFVPMSEPENKARTKREKEKHLPLRVVGANFQRDVLDEAKGGKTIILQLFEDSCFLCFLMRPFINSVSMLLAEYEVPVTLKRLNIEKNDFPEGCPVTRATPTFVLYRAGQEEGEKWMEFRPKDFIEKLEKEFDIPIELRLKFSSLLDRLHERFRRFGLLSVWLLEVRKVEDVLLAAQQRTDAREQLERHGLGSHVEPSGASSPTAETARRAEAAGVQKEGDGDAKGDAEGDADKKKKDDLEFDAVVSMLMSQDMKREDDLEENLKHLEREVANAEGDAMAFGVMLGEEILRADVEHIVDALLETEGRASQPAPSADAAEKQIPKF, from the exons ATGAAGCGCGTCACGCTgcgttctgcttcttcgcgggcctctctcgtgtctctctcttcttcctctctctcctcgctctgcagtctccgcgcgcccgctgcacaCCCTGCCCGCCTGTCtcccttcgcggcgtcggcgtcagTCGAGGCTCGCTTTCCACTGCTCctggctgcgggcgcggttGCGCGTCGCGGAGTTCAGATCAGACTGGCCTCTGGGCAGAgtctcttcgcgtcgcgcgagtcCCTTTTCGCAGGTacgtgggcgcggcgggctggCAGACGCTTCCTCAGCTCCGCAGACAGCGCGAAGAGCTCCACCtccgcgcaggagacgcaggcgaagcctgaggcggcgccggctgccgaAGGGCttgagggcgaggccgcgcagcctgtcctcgagggaggagaggccgcgaaggcggagccgcatcgcggcgcggcgttctCGAAGTGGGCGCGGAGAGTCGCGtactcctctctcctctttgtGGGGGGCGGCTTCacgttcctcttcttcgccttccctgCAACACCGGGCGGCGACCGGTTCGCCTCGACTGtggaggcggtcgcggcgctcctgGAGATCCGGCGCGGGGAAAACCAActcgagaaggagaagaaaggccgcgagcgcgcgaaggacacctcgcccttcgccttcctcgcgggcgGAAGGACGCAGGAAGACCCGCTGGCTGACTTTAGCCTCGTGACCGACGCCGAGTTTGACAGAaccgacgaggcgctcgtTCTGTtcgtcgacggcgagaaggaagccgaggcagaaagagagaacATCCGCAGCCTCAAGAGCCTCGtggagcggctgcaggctgAGGGAAAACTCAGCAAGAACATCCGACTCTTCTACGCATGGAG GACTGCTGCCAACTCGCCGTGTCGGGGCGAGGGTCCTGCGGTCATGCTCTACAAGGGGCAGCGCCGGTCGCGGCATCCGCTCGAGAGTCTGCTTGACGCTGggagcgcgaagcaggccgcggagaagcagagcggcggggccgagcctcgcgccgacagcgacgTGGCGCAGGGGAAGGAGGAGCGGGTTTTAGAGACGTTTTTCGTCCCGATGAGCGAGCCTGAGAACAAAGCGCGGACCAAGCGCGAAAAGGAAAAACACCTGCCCCTACGCGTCGTTGGCGCCAACTTCCAGAGAGAC GTGTTggacgaggcgaagggcggTAAAACCATCATTCTGCAGCTCTTCGAAGATTCgtgcttcctctgcttcctcatGCGACCATTCATCAACTCTGTGAGCATGCTGCTGGCAGAGTACGAG GTGCCTGTGACTCTGAAGAGACTGAACATCGAGAAGAACGACTTCCCCGAAGGCTGCCCCgtcacgcgcgcgacgccgacgttCGTTCTCTACCGTGCAGG gcaggaggaaggcgagaagtGGATGGAGTTCAGGCCGAAGGATTTCATCGAGAAACTAGAGAAG GAGTTCGACATCCCGATTGAGCTGCGGCTGAAGTTCAGCAGTCTCCTCGACCGCCTCCACGAGCGGTTCCGCCGCTTCGGGCTCCTTTCTGTGTG GCTGTTGGAAGTTCGCAAAGTCGAGGACGTGCTGCTGGCTGCCCAGCAGCGAACCGACGCGCGGGAGCAACTCGAGCGCCACGGCCTCGGCAGCCACGTGGAGCCTTcgggcgcgtcttcgccgactgcagagactgcgcgccgcgccgaggctgcaggcgtccagaaagagggcgacggtgacgcgaaaggcgacgcggaaggcgacgcggacaagaagaagaaggacgacCTCGAGTTCGATGCAGTCGTGTCCATGCTCATGAGCCAG GACATGAAGCGCGAAGACGACTTGGAGGAGAACCTGAAACACCTTGAGCGAGAAGTCGCGAAcgctgagggcgacgcaATGGCATTTGGAGTT ATGCTGGGAGAAGAGATCCTGCGCGCAGACGTTGAGCACATCGTGGACGCTTTGCTCGAGACGGAGGGCCGTGCCAGCCAGCCTGCACCGAGTGCtgacgcagcggagaagcagaTTCCGAAATTCTAA